A window of Aliarcobacter trophiarum LMG 25534 contains these coding sequences:
- a CDS encoding AMP-binding protein, which produces MKLIVYNDDKTTTNYEIKKENFSDKSLKDRVFYIASNSKEQNALKIFYSYFSGAKSILFDSSNKILQKELEDLNIPDFKASIKVENIFDKYDFSFLYYTSGSTGYPTAALKTKENISSEVEDLTALLSSYKIKRVIVTVPFIHIYGSLFGLFYPLKNSIDIVLKEHFLPNDLLDLIDDYSLVVTTPLYIKALNKLSSTKDLSKSIFISSTAPLLGEDAREFKEKFNSNIIQIFGSTETGGIAYKYNNDEIWSALKSVELMVNNENSLRVKSPYVSEILYEKEFKNTNKEIQTFDFVELFDNRFKLIGRSSQILKIAGKRYSTIQIENILEKIDEISKALVLVNSNQNSLKDEVLDITLETKREFSVKEIQNILKEELSNLKFSINLKLVDKIKISSTGKKLAIQ; this is translated from the coding sequence ACTAATTATGAGATAAAAAAAGAGAATTTTTCTGATAAAAGCTTAAAAGATAGAGTTTTTTACATAGCTTCAAACTCAAAAGAGCAAAATGCTCTTAAAATATTCTACTCTTATTTTAGCGGTGCAAAATCTATACTTTTTGATAGTTCAAATAAAATATTACAAAAAGAGTTAGAAGATTTAAATATTCCAGACTTTAAAGCCTCTATAAAGGTTGAAAATATTTTTGATAAATATGATTTCTCTTTTTTATACTACACTTCAGGAAGTACAGGCTATCCAACAGCTGCTTTAAAAACAAAAGAGAATATTAGTAGTGAAGTAGAAGATTTAACTGCTCTTTTAAGCAGTTATAAAATTAAAAGAGTTATTGTAACTGTACCTTTTATTCATATTTATGGCTCACTATTTGGTCTTTTTTACCCATTGAAAAATAGTATTGATATTGTACTAAAAGAGCATTTTCTACCAAATGATTTACTCGATTTAATAGATGATTACTCTTTAGTAGTTACAACTCCACTTTATATAAAAGCATTAAACAAATTAAGCTCTACAAAAGATTTAAGTAAATCTATCTTTATAAGCTCAACTGCTCCTTTATTAGGTGAAGATGCTAGAGAGTTTAAAGAGAAGTTTAACTCAAACATTATTCAAATATTTGGTTCAACTGAAACAGGTGGAATAGCTTACAAATATAACAATGATGAAATTTGGAGTGCTTTAAAAAGTGTAGAACTAATGGTTAATAATGAAAATAGCTTAAGAGTAAAATCTCCTTATGTATCAGAGATTTTATATGAAAAAGAGTTTAAAAATACAAATAAAGAGATACAAACTTTTGATTTTGTAGAGCTTTTTGATAATAGATTTAAGCTAATAGGAAGAAGCTCACAAATATTAAAAATTGCTGGGAAAAGATACTCTACAATTCAAATAGAGAATATTTTAGAAAAAATAGATGAAATATCAAAGGCATTAGTTTTAGTAAATAGTAATCAAAACTCTTTAAAAGATGAAGTTTTAGATATTACCTTGGAGACAAAAAGGGAGTTTTCAGTAAAAGAGATACAAAATATTTTAAAAGAAGAGCTTTCAAATTTGAAGTTTTCAATAAATTTAAAACTGGTTGATAAAATAAAAATATCTTCAACTGGTAAAAAATTGGCAATTCAATAA
- a CDS encoding ABC transporter ATP-binding protein, whose product MSIVIKNLNKSYKNIEILENLNLEIKSGTIFGLLGSNGAGKTTLLSILNSLLKKDSGEVLIYDYNLDKEVNQIKSISSFVPQSYAFYPNLTVFENLEFFGSLYGLKKESLENRIISSINACALEKYRDKRALNFSGGVKRRLNIAIGLLNSPKILYLDEPTVGIDPHSRRYILEIIKEINKNSATTIFYTSHYMDEIEFLCDDIAILENRKIVLRNSVENLKKSSNLSLEELFLDITKKSLKD is encoded by the coding sequence ATGTCTATAGTTATAAAAAACCTAAATAAATCATATAAAAATATAGAAATTTTAGAGAATTTAAATTTAGAGATAAAAAGTGGTACTATTTTCGGACTTTTAGGAAGTAATGGTGCTGGAAAGACAACTTTACTCTCTATTTTAAATAGCTTATTAAAAAAAGATAGTGGAGAAGTTTTAATATATGATTACAATTTAGATAAAGAGGTAAATCAAATAAAATCTATCTCATCTTTTGTGCCACAAAGCTATGCTTTTTATCCAAACCTTACAGTTTTTGAAAATTTAGAGTTTTTTGGCTCTTTATATGGTTTAAAAAAAGAGAGTTTAGAAAATAGAATAATAAGCTCAATAAATGCTTGTGCATTAGAAAAATATAGAGATAAAAGAGCATTAAATTTTAGTGGTGGAGTAAAAAGAAGATTAAATATAGCTATTGGACTTTTAAACTCACCAAAGATTTTATATTTAGATGAACCAACAGTTGGAATTGACCCACACTCAAGAAGATATATCTTAGAGATAATAAAAGAGATAAATAAAAATAGTGCTACAACTATATTTTATACCTCTCACTATATGGATGAAATTGAATTTTTGTGCGATGATATAGCAATCTTGGAAAATAGAAAAATAGTTTTAAGAAATAGTGTGGAAAACTTAAAAAAAAGTAGCAATTTAAGCCTAGAAGAGCTATTTTTAGATATTACAAAAAAGAGTTTAAAAGATTGA
- a CDS encoding ABC transporter permease, producing MFYHILKKEFKLIFRDIHALLVLFIMPLVFILIMSIALKNSYSQTIETKLKVAIVTEQNKDIDELLKTLNQNPYFDISLRKESSSKALIYEDNFDFVVNIDSDFKTKIDKNDKNFTILIFSKPEVKSEFYYILKSEIVKSISKSITKEFYIEAKIDAKNLDNLDNLIQNEYLFKNQKESIKLNSTQQSVPAWLVFSMFFILIPISNTYINEKNFGTIQRIKSINTPLYLTLFGKILPYFIINQIQLFVMLLVGRFVIPLFNIEALSLDINIFLLLLCSFSISFAAICFALLIANISKTTEEATSIGGLINIIFAALAGVMVPKFIMPQFMQTIGEFSPMSWGLESFIEIMVRGGDFNDIKHYLFYLIVFGTICLFFSNLLLKKQEN from the coding sequence ATGTTTTACCATATTTTAAAAAAAGAGTTCAAATTAATATTTAGAGATATTCATGCGCTACTTGTACTATTTATAATGCCTTTGGTTTTTATCTTAATTATGTCAATAGCTCTAAAAAATAGCTACTCTCAAACAATAGAAACTAAACTAAAAGTGGCTATTGTTACAGAACAAAACAAAGATATAGATGAACTTTTGAAAACTTTAAACCAAAATCCTTATTTTGATATAAGTTTAAGAAAAGAGAGCTCTTCTAAAGCTTTAATTTATGAAGATAATTTTGACTTTGTAGTAAATATTGACTCTGATTTTAAGACAAAAATAGATAAAAATGATAAAAATTTTACAATTTTAATTTTTAGTAAACCTGAGGTAAAAAGTGAATTTTACTATATTTTAAAAAGTGAAATAGTAAAAAGCATCTCAAAAAGTATTACAAAAGAGTTTTATATAGAAGCAAAAATAGATGCAAAAAACCTTGATAATTTGGATAATTTAATTCAAAATGAGTATCTTTTTAAAAATCAAAAAGAGAGTATAAAACTAAACTCTACTCAACAAAGTGTTCCAGCTTGGTTAGTTTTTTCTATGTTTTTTATCTTAATTCCAATCTCAAATACATATATAAATGAGAAGAATTTTGGGACAATTCAAAGAATAAAAAGTATTAATACTCCACTATATTTAACGCTTTTTGGAAAAATTTTGCCTTACTTTATAATAAATCAAATACAGCTATTTGTTATGCTTTTGGTTGGAAGATTTGTTATCCCACTTTTTAATATAGAAGCTTTAAGTCTAGATATAAATATCTTTTTACTACTTTTATGCTCTTTTTCTATCTCTTTTGCAGCTATTTGTTTTGCTCTTTTAATAGCAAATATTAGTAAAACAACAGAAGAGGCAACATCTATTGGTGGGCTTATAAATATTATATTTGCAGCTCTTGCAGGAGTTATGGTACCAAAATTTATTATGCCCCAATTTATGCAAACAATAGGTGAATTTTCACCAATGTCATGGGGATTAGAGAGTTTTATTGAAATTATGGTTAGAGGTGGAGATTTCAATGATATAAAACACTATTTATTCTACTTAATAGTTTTTGGTACAATATGCCTCTTTTTTTCAAATTTACTACTAAAAAAACAGGAGAATTAA
- a CDS encoding acyl carrier protein yields the protein MQDLKYELKKLIIDECEKDCSIEDIKDDEALFGENSVLELDSMDALQISMAINKKYGLKTTDSKELRKIMYSINTMEEYLIKNG from the coding sequence ATGCAAGATTTAAAATATGAGTTAAAAAAATTAATAATTGATGAGTGTGAAAAAGATTGTAGTATTGAAGATATAAAAGATGACGAAGCACTTTTTGGAGAAAATTCAGTTTTAGAGTTAGACTCTATGGATGCTTTACAAATATCTATGGCTATAAATAAAAAATATGGACTAAAAACAACAGATAGCAAAGAGTTAAGAAAAATAATGTACTCTATAAATACAATGGAAGAGTATCTAATAAAAAATGGATAA
- a CDS encoding beta-ketoacyl synthase N-terminal-like domain-containing protein: protein MDKKVYITASSIVCALGEDKKSSISKLHSISNLNYKEYLKNNFEEINYYRIKEKFNSKREKFFKVLEKTIKDAILDANLKDEEKKELHVFFASTSMNISLLEEDFLEQNILSAISFDEISEFVEKILNTKYPSVFIQTACTSSANAIIKATNFIKNGEIKRAMVIGFEFFNQSTYEGFSSLMLVSQSGEYKPFDKNSDGLILGEACSCVILESKKRSNNDFEILGFATTFDDFSITSSNPDAKATFNSMNEALNSASLNLNNITCLKAHATGSENSNLSEVNAIDKLFKYHNKKCDVVVLKPYIGHTLGSCGTNEIILLCESIKNGTLPKTINFKEPYSNIDFTPLLEDKKINSATILFHFVGFGGSNSSLILSNEDNKCI, encoded by the coding sequence ATGGATAAAAAAGTATATATAACTGCTTCTTCAATAGTTTGTGCATTAGGAGAAGATAAAAAAAGTTCCATCTCAAAATTACACTCTATTTCAAATCTTAACTATAAAGAGTATCTAAAAAACAACTTTGAAGAGATAAACTACTATAGAATAAAAGAAAAATTTAACTCAAAAAGAGAGAAGTTTTTTAAAGTTTTAGAAAAAACTATAAAAGATGCCATTTTAGATGCAAACTTAAAAGATGAAGAGAAAAAAGAGTTACATGTTTTTTTTGCATCTACATCTATGAATATTTCACTATTGGAAGAGGATTTTTTAGAACAAAATATTTTATCTGCTATTAGTTTTGATGAAATTTCAGAGTTTGTAGAGAAAATCTTAAATACAAAATATCCTAGCGTATTTATCCAAACAGCTTGTACTTCTAGTGCAAATGCGATTATAAAAGCAACAAATTTTATAAAAAATGGTGAGATAAAACGAGCTATGGTAATTGGTTTTGAGTTTTTTAACCAATCAACTTATGAAGGGTTTAGCTCCTTAATGCTTGTTAGTCAAAGTGGAGAGTATAAACCCTTTGATAAAAATAGTGATGGTTTGATTTTAGGGGAAGCTTGTAGTTGTGTAATTTTAGAAAGTAAAAAGAGATCAAATAATGACTTTGAAATCTTAGGCTTTGCTACAACTTTTGATGATTTCTCAATAACTAGCTCAAATCCTGATGCAAAAGCTACTTTTAACTCTATGAATGAAGCTTTAAATAGTGCAAGTTTAAATTTAAATAATATAACTTGCTTAAAAGCTCATGCAACAGGAAGTGAAAACTCAAACTTATCTGAAGTAAATGCTATAGATAAACTTTTTAAATATCATAATAAAAAATGTGATGTTGTTGTCTTAAAACCATATATTGGACATACTTTGGGCTCTTGTGGAACAAATGAGATAATACTTTTATGTGAAAGCATAAAAAATGGAACTCTTCCAAAAACAATAAATTTTAAAGAGCCTTATAGCAATATAGATTTTACTCCACTTTTAGAAGATAAAAAGATAAATAGTGCGACTATTTTATTTCATTTTGTTGGTTTTGGTGGTTCTAATAGCTCACTGATTTTATCAAATGAGGATAATAAATGTATATAA
- a CDS encoding ribonuclease HI — translation MDKIELFTDSSVNPQSKIGFAAFLVKNSKNIILEELKKNIKLKKFENSSSTKLELQSLLWAIDELEKENNNLSNILIEVYTDCQNIITLKDRESKLIENNYISKTGKQIKNCDLYKEFFDKSSRLNIRFIKVKGHKKTALKDSIDNIFNLVDKASRSALRDELLKEK, via the coding sequence TTGGATAAAATAGAGCTTTTTACAGATTCAAGTGTAAATCCACAAAGTAAGATAGGTTTTGCTGCATTTTTAGTAAAAAATAGCAAAAATATTATCTTAGAAGAGTTAAAGAAAAATATAAAATTAAAAAAGTTTGAAAATAGTAGCTCTACAAAACTTGAGCTTCAATCACTACTTTGGGCAATAGATGAGCTAGAAAAAGAGAATAATAATTTATCAAATATTTTAATTGAAGTTTATACAGATTGTCAAAATATTATTACTTTAAAAGATAGAGAATCTAAACTTATAGAGAATAATTACATATCAAAAACAGGGAAACAGATAAAAAATTGTGATTTATACAAAGAGTTTTTTGATAAAAGTAGTAGATTAAATATCCGTTTTATAAAAGTAAAAGGTCATAAAAAAACAGCTCTCAAAGATAGTATTGATAATATTTTTAATCTAGTAGATAAAGCTTCAAGAAGTGCATTAAGAGATGAACTTCTTAAGGAAAAATAG
- a CDS encoding NfeD family protein, with translation MLSAMDFYTFIAIGVVLVALEVFLYSFITIWFGLGFIFVGFISIFYNFPNLYAQLGLISVFSLLFLLFFRKLFLKRFSKSQKEISDNFFNSSGVGEFKQGKVFYKGTFWELDPSFDKEDFKTGEKVKVLKIDKNIAFIEKI, from the coding sequence ATGCTTAGTGCTATGGATTTTTATACTTTTATAGCTATAGGAGTAGTTTTAGTTGCATTGGAGGTTTTTTTATACTCTTTTATTACTATTTGGTTTGGTTTGGGATTTATTTTTGTTGGATTTATTTCAATATTTTATAATTTTCCAAACTTATATGCTCAATTAGGATTAATATCAGTTTTTTCCCTTCTTTTTTTGCTGTTTTTTAGGAAATTATTTTTAAAAAGATTTTCAAAATCACAAAAAGAGATTTCAGATAATTTTTTCAATAGTTCTGGAGTGGGTGAGTTTAAACAAGGAAAGGTATTTTATAAAGGAACTTTTTGGGAGCTTGACCCTAGTTTTGATAAAGAGGATTTTAAAACAGGCGAAAAAGTTAAAGTTTTAAAAATAGATAAAAATATAGCTTTTATTGAGAAAATATAG
- a CDS encoding SPFH domain-containing protein, which produces MEESIVLGVAVVIFAVLIISKGVKIVSQADLYVIERLGKFHKELDGGFHIIIPIIDKVRAVLTSREQLVDIEKQAVITKDNVNISIDGIVFCKVEDASMATYNVMNFKYAIANLAMTTLRAEIGAMVLDDTLSNRETLNAKLQSELGSAATNWGIKVTRVEIADISVPPSIEKAMNMQMEAEREKRAIQTKAEAQKEAQIREAEAFKQSEILKAEAIERMADAKKYEQEKIAAGQQEAINLINEAMMKNEKAAEFLLAKDRVAAFKALAESSSTNKMILPYDVTQMIGSTSVLGDAFFKGISDTKVNNA; this is translated from the coding sequence ATGGAAGAGAGTATTGTTTTAGGAGTTGCTGTTGTAATTTTTGCTGTTTTGATTATATCAAAAGGTGTAAAAATAGTCTCTCAAGCTGATTTATATGTGATTGAAAGATTAGGAAAGTTTCATAAAGAGCTAGATGGTGGTTTTCATATAATTATTCCAATAATTGATAAAGTAAGAGCTGTATTAACATCAAGAGAGCAGTTGGTGGATATTGAAAAACAAGCAGTTATTACAAAAGATAATGTAAATATCTCAATAGATGGAATAGTTTTTTGTAAAGTTGAAGATGCTTCAATGGCAACTTATAATGTAATGAATTTTAAATATGCAATTGCAAATTTAGCAATGACAACTTTAAGAGCAGAAATTGGAGCTATGGTTTTGGATGATACATTATCAAATAGAGAGACTTTAAATGCAAAACTTCAAAGTGAGCTTGGAAGTGCAGCAACAAATTGGGGAATAAAAGTTACAAGGGTTGAAATAGCTGATATTTCAGTTCCACCTTCAATAGAAAAAGCTATGAATATGCAAATGGAAGCAGAAAGAGAAAAAAGAGCAATTCAAACAAAAGCTGAAGCACAAAAAGAGGCACAAATAAGAGAGGCTGAGGCATTTAAACAAAGTGAGATTTTAAAAGCAGAAGCAATTGAAAGAATGGCTGATGCAAAAAAATATGAACAAGAAAAAATAGCAGCAGGTCAGCAAGAGGCAATTAACCTTATAAACGAAGCTATGATGAAAAATGAAAAAGCAGCTGAATTTTTGCTTGCAAAAGATAGAGTTGCAGCTTTTAAAGCACTAGCAGAAAGCTCTAGCACAAATAAGATGATATTACCTTATGATGTTACACAAATGATTGGAAGTACTTCAGTTTTAGGCGATGCATTTTTCAAGGGAATTAGTGATACAAAGGTAAATAATGCTTAG
- a CDS encoding sensor histidine kinase, protein MNFKKIYFYISNFILVFFTILLVLILNYFFVSKFNIIENSLIFIFIITLFGSLFFLLISTKILKPIFKSEENIKNSIKNRIHELNIPTSTIKINLQLLKKDITDIKSLTRLERIEKANENLSYLYNNMEYEFKKEFENIDLEEFSLIESINNSLEKFEDIKKDTIIEVFVPKNIVLYSDYNGFIIVLDNLISNAIKYNSKENPYIKISFENRVLSIFNRGLGIDTKNIMLVFDRYFQENSQNIGYGIGLALVKEFCDKHSIGVNIESFEDGNRINLNLKSVLI, encoded by the coding sequence TTGAACTTTAAAAAGATATATTTTTATATTTCAAATTTCATTTTGGTCTTTTTTACAATACTGCTTGTACTTATTTTAAACTATTTTTTTGTTTCTAAGTTTAATATTATAGAAAATAGCTTAATTTTTATATTTATTATTACACTTTTTGGCTCTTTATTTTTTTTACTAATATCTACAAAAATATTAAAACCAATTTTCAAAAGCGAAGAGAATATAAAAAATAGTATTAAAAATAGAATTCATGAACTAAATATTCCAACCTCTACAATAAAGATAAATCTTCAACTTTTAAAAAAAGATATAACAGATATAAAGAGTTTAACAAGGCTTGAAAGAATAGAGAAAGCAAATGAGAATTTAAGTTACTTATATAATAATATGGAGTACGAATTTAAAAAAGAGTTTGAAAATATAGATTTAGAGGAGTTCTCTTTGATTGAATCTATAAATAACTCTTTAGAGAAGTTTGAAGATATAAAAAAAGATACAATTATTGAAGTTTTTGTTCCAAAAAATATAGTTTTATATAGTGATTATAACGGTTTTATAATAGTTTTAGATAATCTTATTTCAAATGCTATTAAATATAATAGTAAAGAGAACCCATATATAAAAATATCATTTGAAAATAGGGTATTATCTATATTTAATAGAGGATTAGGAATTGATACAAAAAATATTATGCTAGTTTTTGATAGATATTTCCAAGAAAACTCTCAAAATATTGGCTATGGAATAGGATTAGCTCTTGTAAAAGAGTTTTGTGATAAACATAGTATTGGTGTAAATATTGAGAGTTTTGAAGATGGAAATAGGATAAACTTAAACCTAAAAAGTGTTTTAATTTAA
- a CDS encoding response regulator transcription factor: MYSILLLEDDNLFASSIEDFLLCEGFCVDIAKDGEEVFDFTFNKNYDLYIFDINVPKINGLKTLEELRASEDNTPTIFLTSYKDKDTLKDAFLKGCDDYLKKPVDLDELILRIKAIFKRENKGFLNIVLEDNLIYNQNEKRVCRGEEELKLPVKVLDLLELFIENQRKVISKEMIVDRLWSKSEMHSEGSIRVYINNLKNIFEKKQNVITNIKGIGYRFEL; encoded by the coding sequence ATGTATAGTATTTTGCTTTTAGAAGATGATAATTTATTTGCTTCTAGTATTGAAGATTTTCTTCTTTGTGAGGGATTTTGTGTAGATATTGCAAAAGATGGAGAAGAGGTATTTGATTTTACCTTTAATAAAAACTATGATCTATATATTTTTGATATAAATGTTCCAAAAATAAATGGTTTAAAAACTCTTGAAGAGTTAAGGGCTAGTGAAGATAATACACCAACTATTTTTCTAACTTCATATAAAGATAAAGATACTCTAAAAGATGCTTTTTTAAAAGGTTGTGATGATTATTTAAAAAAGCCAGTTGATTTAGATGAGCTTATTTTGAGAATAAAAGCTATATTTAAAAGAGAGAATAAAGGTTTTTTAAATATAGTTTTGGAAGATAACTTAATTTATAATCAAAATGAAAAGAGAGTATGTAGAGGCGAGGAGGAGTTGAAACTTCCTGTAAAAGTTTTGGATTTATTGGAGCTTTTTATAGAAAATCAAAGAAAAGTTATATCAAAAGAGATGATAGTTGATAGATTATGGAGTAAATCAGAGATGCATAGTGAAGGTTCAATTAGAGTTTATATAAATAATTTAAAGAATATTTTTGAGAAAAAACAAAATGTTATAACAAATATAAAAGGAATAGGGTATAGATTTGAACTTTAA
- a CDS encoding Na/Pi cotransporter family protein, whose product MLKSVSIPFFLIFLGYIVVANENFTVILSGIAIFIIGMFFMQDGFKQLSGGLLEKLLQKFTNNSIYAILTGFLATSIVQSSTITTLLTISFVGAELITLVQGIGVIFGSNLGSTTTAWIVSSLGIDVKISTYAFPMLVFGVVLRFFKKNAMKGSGNVLLGLGFIFLGIAYMKDGFDVIKDQIDLASYAMDGYGGILLYIVIGLVITIVIQSSAATLAIIITALNVDSITYINALALAIGANVGTVLTAVLASLTSTQDAKRVAGSHVIFNFVTAAIITIFIYQFKDFVDYLAPYLGISETNNGMKLALFHTIFSLVGIFILFPFIPAISRFLERIIPHKVSSASKPKYLSPIVLENPDAALVAIKKEIINLYENCQKAILHALNFHTTGLTKDNLKIQINQELSIIDTNIDEIYQTNLKSLYSDIIKFSSFAQEKMLDFQHKEVGELKRAAAIIVEVLKDTRDIQKNLNYYLKSRNEFIKEEYNILRKELAEMLIDINTLSTLQSDVEQLTQLEVIKMELAHNDMASSEEIDMLIREDKIKATMATSFINDSATGYSIQKKLVELANILFLNSDVVKQIGESNETK is encoded by the coding sequence TTGTTAAAAAGTGTTTCTATTCCTTTTTTTCTAATCTTTTTAGGCTATATTGTTGTTGCAAATGAAAACTTTACAGTTATTTTAAGTGGTATTGCTATTTTTATAATTGGTATGTTTTTTATGCAAGATGGTTTCAAACAGTTATCAGGTGGGCTTTTAGAAAAGCTCTTACAAAAATTTACAAATAATAGTATTTATGCTATTTTAACAGGATTTTTAGCAACTTCAATAGTTCAAAGCTCAACTATTACAACACTTCTTACAATCTCATTTGTTGGAGCTGAATTAATTACTTTAGTTCAAGGAATTGGAGTTATTTTTGGCTCAAACCTAGGAAGTACAACAACAGCTTGGATAGTTTCATCTTTAGGTATAGATGTAAAAATTTCAACTTATGCATTTCCTATGCTAGTATTTGGAGTAGTTTTAAGATTTTTCAAAAAAAATGCTATGAAAGGGAGTGGAAATGTTCTTTTAGGACTTGGTTTTATCTTTTTAGGGATTGCTTATATGAAAGATGGATTTGATGTTATAAAAGATCAAATTGATTTAGCATCTTATGCTATGGATGGATATGGTGGTATTTTATTATATATTGTAATTGGTCTAGTTATAACTATTGTTATTCAATCAAGTGCGGCAACTTTAGCTATTATTATTACAGCTTTAAATGTTGATAGTATTACATATATAAATGCTCTAGCACTTGCAATTGGTGCAAATGTTGGAACTGTATTAACAGCAGTTTTGGCCTCTCTTACATCAACACAAGATGCAAAAAGGGTTGCTGGCTCGCATGTAATCTTTAACTTTGTAACAGCTGCCATAATTACAATTTTCATATATCAGTTTAAAGATTTTGTTGATTATCTAGCTCCTTATTTGGGAATTAGTGAAACAAATAATGGAATGAAACTAGCACTATTTCACACTATTTTTAGCTTAGTTGGTATTTTTATACTTTTTCCTTTTATCCCTGCAATATCAAGATTTTTGGAAAGAATTATTCCACATAAAGTATCTTCAGCTTCAAAACCAAAATATCTATCTCCTATAGTTTTAGAAAACCCTGATGCTGCTTTAGTTGCTATTAAAAAAGAGATAATAAATCTATATGAAAATTGTCAAAAAGCTATATTACATGCTCTCAATTTTCATACAACAGGGCTTACAAAAGATAATTTAAAAATTCAAATAAATCAAGAGCTTTCAATAATAGATACAAATATAGATGAGATTTATCAAACAAACCTAAAATCTCTATATAGCGATATTATAAAGTTCTCATCTTTTGCACAAGAAAAAATGCTAGATTTTCAACATAAAGAAGTTGGTGAGCTTAAACGTGCGGCTGCAATTATTGTAGAAGTTTTAAAAGATACAAGAGATATTCAAAAAAATCTAAACTACTACTTAAAAAGTAGAAATGAGTTTATTAAAGAGGAATACAACATCTTAAGAAAAGAGTTAGCAGAGATGTTAATCGATATTAACACACTTTCAACACTACAAAGTGATGTAGAGCAACTAACACAACTTGAAGTTATAAAAATGGAGTTGGCTCACAATGATATGGCAAGTAGCGAAGAGATTGATATGTTAATTAGAGAAGATAAGATAAAAGCTACAATGGCAACATCTTTTATAAATGATAGTGCTACAGGTTATTCAATCCAGAAAAAACTTGTTGAGTTAGCAAATATTCTATTTCTAAATAGCGATGTAGTAAAACAAATAGGGGAAAGCAATGAAACTAAATAA